The Actinopolymorpha sp. NPDC004070 genome includes the window CCCGCACCACCCTCGGTGAGGAGAGCCTGGAGCAGGTGTACGCCGAGGTGCGCCAGCTCACCCACGCCTACCAGCAGCGGCCGCTGCCGCGGATCCTGGGCACTCTCGCCGCCACCCAGGACCTGCTGTTCACCCTGCTCGAGGGCCCGCAGCGTCCCACGCACGTACGCCGGCTGTACTTCGCCGCCGCCCTCGTCTCCGGGATGCTGGCCAAGCTCGCCCACGACCGGGTGGACGCTCCCAACGCGATGGCGCACGCGCACGCCGCGTTCGTGTGCGCCGACCTCGCCGACCACAACGGCCTGCGGGCGTGGGCGCGTGGCCTGCAGTCGGTGGTGTCGTACTGGATCGGCCGGCCGCAGGACGCGATCCGCTACGCCCAGGCGGGCGCCGACTACGCCACCACCGACGGGACCGAGGTCTGGCTGCACGCGAGCGAGGCCCGTGCCCTGGCCGTCCTCACCCGGGCCCGGCCGGGGGCGCCGTCTACCGGCCGCCAGGGGTTCTACTACGCCGCGGACGCCATGGCCTGGCTGCCCACCGACCTGCGTGAGGACGTCGAGGTGCTCCACCGCGACGCGTCGGCGTGGGAGGACGCCGCTCGTGGATATCCTCGTCGCGGAGGCGAGAACCCATGACCGATGCCGCTGCGTCGAAACCTTCCCCCTCACGCCCGGCGCGGGTGGGGGAGTCCGGCCTGCCGATCAAGCCCGTCTATGGACCCGGCGACCTCGCCGGCTGGACGCCCGCGAGCCAGTTGGGCGAGCCCGGCTCCTATCCGTACACCCGGGGTGTCTACCCGACGATGTACACCGGCCGACCGTGGACGATGCGGCAGTACGCCGGCTTCGGCACCGCGGCGGAGTCCAACCGCCGTTACCACCAGCTGATCGAGGCGGGCACCGCCGGCCTGTCGGTGGCCTTCGACCTGCCCACCCAGATGGGGTACGACTCCGACGCGCCGATCGCGCACGGCGAGGTCGGCAAGGTCGGGGTGGCGATCGACTCCGTCGAGGACATGCGGCTGCTCTTCGACGGCATCCCGCTGGACCAGGTGTCCACGTCGATGACGATCAACGCACCGGCCGCGGTGTTGCTGCTGCTCTACCAACTCGTCGGCGAGGAACACGGCGTCGACCCCGCCCGGCTGAACGGGACCATCCAGAACGACGTGCTGAAGGAGTACATCGCCCGCGGCACCTACATCTATCCGCCGAAGGCCTCGCTGCGGTTGGTGTCGGACATCTTCGGCTACTGTCAAGCCGAGCTTGCGCGGTTCAACACGATCTCCATCTCCGGTTACCACATGGCCGAGGCGGGTGCCACGCCCGCGCAGGAGATCGCGTTCACGTTGGCCGACGGCATCGAGTACGTCCAGGCCGCGATCGCCGCCGGGCTCGACGTGGACGAGTTCGCGCCGCGGCTGTCGTTCTTCTTCGTCGCCCGTACGACCCTGCTGGAGGAGGTGGCGAAGTTCCGCGCCGCCCGCAGGATCTGGGCGCAGGTGATGCGCGACCGGTTCGGCGCGCGCAACCCGAAGTCGCAGATGCTGCGGTTCCACACCCAGACCGCGGGCGTGCAGTTGACCGCGCAGCAGCCCGAGGTCAACCTGGTCCGGGTCGCCGTCCAGGGACTCGCGGCGGTGCTGGGCGGCACGCAGTCGCTGCACACCAACGCCTACGACGAGGCGATCGCGCTGCCCAGCGAGAAGGCCGCCCGGCTGGCGTTGCGTACCCAACAGGTGCTGGCGTACGAAACCGACGTGACCGCGACCGTCGACCCGTTCGCCGGCTCCTACGCCGTGGAGTCGATGACCGACGCGGTGGAGGAGGCCGCGCGGTCGCTGATGCAGACGGTCGAGGACCTCGGTGGCGCCGTGGCAGCGATCGAGAAGGGTTACCAGAAAGCAGAGATCGAGCAGGCGGCGTACCAGATCTCGCGCGACATCGACGGCGGCGAACGGGTCGTGGTGGGCGTCAACAGGTACGTCGTTCCCGACGACGAGCGCTACGAGCCGCTGCGGGTCGACCCCGCCATCGAGGAGGGCCAGCGCGGCCGGTTGGCCAAACTGCGCGCCGACCGGGACGCGGAGGAGGTGCAAGCCTGCCTTGCGGAGCTGCGGTCGGCGGCCGCGGGTTCGGACAACGTGCTCTACCCGATGAAGCGGGCGCTGGCCGCCCGGGCGACCGTCGGCGAGGTCTGCGACGCGCTGCGGGAGGTGTGGGGCGTCTACACCCCGGCCGACGCGATCTGATCCCTCCCCGCGGATCGTCCCGGGGGCCGTCGCGCGGACTGCCATCCCACGTTGGTTTTCGGGCCCGGCCGGATGGGCGCGGGGTGAGACGGTGGGTGAGGAGCCGGAACCGACGGCGAAAGCAGGGTGGGCGTGCGGGACAAATCGGGCGGGGTGGACAATCGTTTGGTGCCCCTCGACTCAGCTGTCGTTGCCGAGGTGGACCGGCTCGCCAAGACCTACGCCGACGAGCTGATCGCATTCCGGCGCGATCTTCACACCCATCCCGAACCCGGCCGCGAGGAGTTCCGGACCACCCGGGTGGTCAGCGACCGCCTGGAAACGGCCGGCCTCGCCCCCGTCCGCCTGCCCGTGGGCACCGGGCTGCTCTGTGACGTGGGCGGGCCCGACCTCGGGCCGGCCAAGGCCGCCTTGCGTGCCGACCTGGACGCGTTGCGGGTCGTGGACGAGAAGACCGTTCCCTATCGCTCCAGCCGTCCCGGCGTGTGCCACGCCTGCGGCCACGACGCGCACACCGCGATCGTGCTCGGTGCCGGGCTGGTGCTCGGCGAGCTCGCCGCGGCCGGGATGCTCGGCAACCGTGTGCGCCTGGTGTTCCAGCCCGCCGAGGAGATCATCCCCGGTGGCGCGCTGGACGTGCTCGCCACCGACGGCGCGCTGGCCGGGGTGGAGCAGATCTTCGCAGTCCACTGCGACCCGCGGCTGGAGGTGGGCACCGTCGGCCTGCGCGCCGGGCCGGTCACCTCCGCCGCCGACCGGGTGCACGTACGCCTCACCGGCCCGGGCGGGCACACCGCCCGGCCGCACCTGTCCGCGGACCTCGTCCACGCCCTGTCCACGTTGGTGAGCCAGCTCCCGCTGGCGCTGAGCCGGCGGGTCGACCCGCGCGGCGGGCTGACCTTGGTCTGGGGTCGCATCCAGGCCGGCGCCGCGCCGAACGCCATCCCCATGGAGGGCGAGGCCGAGGGCACCCTGCGCTGCCTGGACGTCAATGTCTGGGAGTCAGCCGCCGAACTCGTTCCCGTGCTCGCGCACCAGATCGTGGCTCCCTACGGCGTGAGCGTGCAGGCCGAAGTGCACCGCGGCGTACCACCGGTGGTCAACGACCCCTTCGCGATCGGCCTTCTGCAGCGGGCGGTGGAGGCCACGATGGGCCGCGACGCCGTGGGCACGACCGAGCAGAGCCTGGGCGGTGAGGACTTCGCGTGGTACCTCACCAGATCCCGCGGAGCCCTTGCCCGCCTGGGAGTACGCCCGGCAGGCAGCACCCGGCCGTTCGACATCCACCAGGGCACGTTCGACATCGACGAGCACGCCATCTCCGTCGGCGTACGCACTCTGGTCGGCGCCGCGCTGCTCGCCAACGAGGACGACGACTGAAGCCTGAGCCACTGCGGTGAGAACCGTCCGCCCTCCCGCGTGTGCGCCCGGTGTAACAGCCTCATAACCGGCGAACGAACTCAGGCATTCGTGGCGACCCGGACGACCGCGCCGGACGAGACGGATTCGCCCGTATCGCACTCGGAGCGGAAGATGCTCCGGCCCGCGGCCAAGGTCACGGGAGGATCACATGGCCGGGATCCGAAGCCGCGGTTCTTCACCTTCCCTCGGCGCACCTTATAGTCACCCATGCGTATCGCGCGGCGTCCTTCGTCGACGCCCGTTCGCGTGCGCGGGTACCCCACCCGATCGGGCACGCTGAGGAGGCGTTTTGACGAAGTACCTGAAGGGCCTCGCGGTCCTTGGTGCGGTGGCTCTGGTGGTCACCGGCTGTGGAAGCAAGCCGACCGAGAGCAACTCGGCCTCGGGCGGGAACGGCGGCTCGAAGTCGAACGCGTCGGCCAAGGACTTCCGCGCCTGCATGGTTTCCGACTCCGGAGGTTTCGACGACAAGTCCTTCAACCAGACGTCCTACCAGGGCTTCCAGGACGCGGCGAAGGAACTGAACATCAAGACCTCGACCGCGGAGTCGAAGTCCGACAGCGACTACTCCAAGAACGTCGGCGGCATGGTCGACGCGAAGTGCAACGCCATCGTGACCGTGGGCTTCAAGCTCGGTGACCAGACGGCGAAGTCGGCGGCGGCCAACCCGAACATCAAGTGGGGCATCGTCGACTACGACATCGCCGCCACCGACCTGAAGAAGACCGGCCTGAAGGAGGTGCCGAAGAACGTCAAGTCGCTGCTCTTCGACACCGCCCAGTCCAGCTTCCTCGCGGGCTACCTCGCCGCCGGCATGACGAAGACCGGCAAGGTCGGCACCTTCGGCGGTCTGCCCATCCCCACCGTCACGATCTTCATGGACGGTTACTGGGAGGGCGTGCAGTACTACAACAAGGTGAAGAAGAAGAACGTCCAGGTTCTCGGCTGGAGCGAGCAGTCCCAGAAGGGCCTGTTCACCAACGACTTCGAGAACAAGGCGCAGGGCAAGAACACCGCCAGCAACCTGATCAGCCAGGGCGCGGACATCATCTTCCCGGTCGCCGGCCCCGCCGGTCTGGGTGGCCTGCAGGCCGCGAAGGCCTCCGGCGGCAAGGTCAACGCGATCTGGGTGGACACCGACGGCTGCAAGAGCGCGGCGGAGTACTGCGACGTACTGCTCACCAGCGTCTACAAGGGCATGGACGTCGCGGTGAAGGACGTCGTGACGACCGCGGCCGACGACAAGTTCGACAGCACCGCCTACGTCGGCACGCTCAAGAACGACGGCACCGGCCTGTCGCCGTACCACCAGTGGGACAGCAAGATCCCGTCCGAGCTCAAGGACGAGATAGGCCGGCTGAAGCAGGACATCATCGACGGCAAGATCACCATCAAGTCGAAGGCGCAGCCGCAGTCGAAGTGACCGCGGCGCGACTCCTGTCAGCCGTGGGGGAGGGCCGGTGCGGCGCACCGGCCCTCCCCGCCGCACGGATGCGCACCTTCAGGCTGGAGTAGTGCATGAAGCTCGAACTCCGCGGGCTCACCAAACGGTTCGGGTCCCTCGTCGCCAACGACCACATCGACCTGACGTTCGAGTCCGGGCGGATCCACTGTCTGCTCGGCGAGAACGGCGCCGGGAAGAGCACGTTGATGAACATGCTCTTCGGGCTGCTGCGTCCCGACGAGGGCGAAGTGCTCGTCGACGACACTCCGGTGTCGTTCGGCTCACCGGGTGAGGCGATCGCGGCCGGCATCGGGATGGTCCACCAGCACTTCATGCTGGTGCCCGTCTTCACCGTCGCCGAGAACGTCGTCCTGGGACGCGAACGCACCCGCGGCCTCGGCCTGCTCGACCAGCGGGCGGCCCGGTCCCTGGTGCGCGACCTGTCGGAGCGCTACGGCCTGGCCGTGGATCCCGACGCCCGGGTGGAGGACCTCCCGGTCGGCGTACAGCAGCGGGTGGAGATCCTCAAGGCACTGGCCAACGAGGCCAAGGTGCTGATCCTCGACGAGCCGACCGCGGTGCTCACCCCGCAGGAGATCGACGAGCTGATCGAGGTGATGCGGGCACTGCGGGAGAACGGCACCACGGTCGTCTTCATCACGCACAAGCTCAAGGAGGTGCGGGCGATCGCCGACACGATCACGGTGATCCGCCGCGGGTCCGTGGTCGGCACGGTCGCCCCGGACGCCTCCGAGGCCGAGCTCGCCGAGCTGATGGTCGGGCGTCCGGTGCAACTCCAGGTTGACAAGGCGCCGGCGGCCCCCACCGAGCCCAAGCTGACGGTGCAGGACCTGAGCGTCGTGGACGGCCAGGGCCTGGTCGCCGTCGACGACGTGTCGTTCGACGTGCGTGGCGGGGAGATCCTCGGCATCGCCGGCGTCCAGGGCAACGGCCAGACCGAGCTCGTCCAGGCTCTGGTCGGGTTGGTCGACGTGGCCGCCGGATCGGTACGCCTCGGCGGGCGGGAGCTCGTCGGTACGACACCGCGCCAGCACCTCGCCGCCGGGATCGGCTACATCCCCGAGGACCGCTCCCACGACGGGTTCGTCGGCTCGTTCTCGGTGGCGGAGAACCTCATCCTTGACCTCTTCCGCGGTGCGCCGTTCGCCCGTCGGGGATCGCTGTCCCAAGCCGCCGTACGCGACAACGCCGACCACCGGGTCGAGGAGTTCGACGTCCGTACGCAGTCGGTGGACACACCGGTGAGCGCCCTGTCGGGCGGCAACCAGCAGAAGGTCGTGCTGGCCCGGGAGCTGTCCCGCCCGCTGGAGCTCCTCATCGCCGCGCAGCCCACCCGCGGCCTGGACGTGGGCTCCATCGAGTTCGTCCACCGCCGCATCGTCGCCGAGCGCGACCAGGGCACGGCGGTGGTGATCGTGTCCACGGAGTTGGAGGAGATCGTGGCTCTCGCGGACCGGATCGCGGTGATGTACCGCGGCCGGCTGGTCGGCATCGTCGGTACGGACACGCCGTGGGACCAGCTGGGCTGCATGATGGCCGGCGTACCGGTCGAGGAGGCCGCACAGCTGGCGCAGGCCAACCCGACCGCCGTGGGAACGCTGGAGGACGCCTCGTGAGCGGCACCCGTCCGGCCTGGGCCCGCGAGCTCGTGGTGAGCGTGGCCGCGGTCGTGCTCGCGCTGGCGGTCGGCGCGGTGCTGATCATCGTCAGCGACGCCGAGGTGCTGTCCACCTGGACGTACTTCTTCGCCTATCCGCCCGACGCGCTGTCGGCGTCGTGGTCGGCGGTGGCCGACGCGTACGGTGCGTTGTTCTCCGGCGCGTTCGGCGGACTGCGGCAACTCGCCGAGACGCTGGTGCAGGCGACCCCGCTGATCTGCGGCGGCCTCGGCGTCTCGCTGGCGTTCCGGGCCGGGCTGTTCAACATCGGCGCCCAAGGCCAGCTGATCATCGGCGCGCTGTGCGCCGCCTGGGTCGGCTTCACCCTGCACCTCCCGCCCGGCCTGCACGTGCTCGTCGCGCTGGTCGCGGGTGTGCTCGGCGGGGCGCTGTGGGGTGGCATCGTCGGTGTGCTCAAGGCCCGCACCGGGGCGCACGAGGTGATCCTCACGATCATGCTCAACTACGTCGCGCTCTACCTCCTGCAGTGGCTGCTCACCACCAACGCCTTCCAGCGTCCGGGCCGCAACGACCCGATCAGCCCGGTGGTGGACGGGTCCGCGCAGTTCCCGGCGATTCCGGGCTCCCGGCTGCACCTGGGCTTCCTGGTCGCGCTGCTGGCCGCCGGGGCGGTGTGGTGGCTGCTCACCCGGTCGACCACAGGCTTCCAGCTGCGGGCGGTGGGCGCCAACCCCGACGCCGCCCGGACGGCCGGGATGAGCGTCGGTACGGCGTACACGCTGGCGATGCTCGGGGCCGGCGCGCTGGCCGGCCTGGCCGGCGTCCAGCAGGTGCTCGGCACCAACTCACCGCTGACGGACGGGATCGCCGGCACCGTCGGCTTCGACTCGATCACCGTCGCCCTGCTCGGCCGGGCGTCACCGATCGGCACGGTCGTCGCCGGCCTGGTGTTCGGTGCCCTGAACGCCGGTGGCCTGCAGATGCAGCTGCAGACCCAGACGCCGCTCACGCTGACCACGGTGCTGCAGGCGACGATCGTGTTGTTCATCGCCGCGCCGGCACTGGTCCGCGCGGTGTTCCGGATCCGGGGCGAGGGCGCGGGAGCCGTGCTCGCCAAGGGCTGGAACGCGTGAGGGACGAGGAGCCGACCCGATGACCACGACCCTCACCCGGCCCGAGAGGTCCGCCGCGATCGAGTCGCCGGAGGAGCGCCGCCGGCGGATCCGGACCGGCATCCTCGCGCTGGTACTCGCCGTCCTCGGCGTGCTGCTCGCGGTGTTCACCGCACCCAAGACCGCGAAGTTCGGCCTGTCCGACCAGTTCGCGGCCGCGCAGCTGCCCGACATCTCCCTTCCAGCTCTGCCGGTGGCGCTCGCGCTGGCTGCATACGCGCTGGTGGTGGCGCTCACCCAGCTGTTCCGCGGCGTGCGCGGCCGCTGGGCGCGACTGCTGTGGGTGGGCTTCGCGCTCGCCCTGGTGGTGACGTTCCTGTGCTGGGCGGCGGCGGGCAAGACGTTCCCGCTCACCAACCAGCTGCAGGGGACGCTCAACCTCGCCACCCCGCTGATCCTCGGCGCGCTCGCGGGCGTGCTGTGCGAGCGCGCGGGCGTCATCAACGTCGCGATCGAGGGACAGTTCCTCGCCGGGGCGTTCGCCGCCGCGGTGGTGACGTCGGCCACCGGCAGCTTCTGGGCCGGTGCGTTCGCGGCGATCCTGGCCGGTGTGCTGATCGCGGCGATGCTCGCGGTGTTCGCCATCCGCTACCGCGTCAACCAGGTGGTGCTGGGCGTGGTGCTGGTGGTGTTCGCCTCCGGCATCACCGGCTTCCTGTTCGACCAGTTCGTGAAGTCGGACTCCCAGCGCTACAACAACCCCGGCGTACTCCCGAACGTCCCGATCCCGGTGCTGTCTGCGATCCCGGTGATCGGGCAGACGTTCTTCGCCCAGACGCTGCTGGTCTACGCGATGTACGTCGCGGTGGCGGTCGTCACCGTGGTGCTGTTCAAGACCCGCTGGGGACTGCGGGTGCGGTCGGTGGGCGAGCACCCGCGCGCCGCCGACACGGTGGGGATCAACGTGCTCCGCATCCGCTACCAGGCGGTGCTGGCCGGTGGGATCGTGGCCGGCCTCGGCGGTGCGTTCTTCACCATCGGCTTCACCGGCAGCTTCGACAAGGACCTCACGGCGGGCCAGGGCTTCATCGCGCTGGCCGCGCTGATCATGGGCCGGTGGAACCCGCTCGGCGCGACGGTGGCGGCGTTGTTCTTCGGCTTCACCCAGCAGCTGCAGGGTCAGCTGCAGATCCTGCAGACACCCATTCCGGGTGAGCTGCTGGTGATGGCGCCCTACCTCGCGACGGTCGTCGCGGTGGCCGGGGCGGTCGGCCGGGTGCGGCCCCCGAAGGCGGACGGCGAACCCTACGAGAAGGGCTAGCTCTCGGCTGGGACCCGGCTGCGACCTGGCAGGGGTCCTGCCCTGGGCCGCGAGCCGGTCCCGGTCGGGTGTGCCGGTAGCCCGGATCCGGGAACGAGTGGGGGACACGAGGACGTGGATACGAACGTGGGGTACGAACGTGGACGGTGACGTGAGCGGCGAAGAGGTGGACTGGGCCGGGCTGCGGGCGGCGGCCCGGGAGGTGATGGCCGGGGCGTACGTGCCGTACTCCCGCTACCCGGTCGGGGCCGCGGCGCTCACCGACGGCGGCCGGGTCGTGGTCGGCTGCAACGTCGAGAACGCGTCGTACGGCATGACGCTGTGCGCGGAGTGCGGGCTGGTTTCGGCCCTCCACGCCACCGGCGGCGGCCGGCTGGTCGCATTCACCTGCTGCGACGGGCAGGGCGCCCTGCTGATGCCCTGCGGCCGGTGCCGCCAGCTGCTGTGGGAGCACGGCGGCCCGCGGCTGCTGGTGG containing:
- a CDS encoding XRE family transcriptional regulator, which gives rise to MTGRRDTAPRTVLEHLIRQRDQTYDELAEAFETLARQTGERGASMSARHLRRLASGQRTGMTPVTRRVLQAMFGRPAAELVAPYATTGPTLATGPFAGPAGATGTATRSGQDAAVARDADDLDVLERAARRARGFGLLVARTTLGEESLEQVYAEVRQLTHAYQQRPLPRILGTLAATQDLLFTLLEGPQRPTHVRRLYFAAALVSGMLAKLAHDRVDAPNAMAHAHAAFVCADLADHNGLRAWARGLQSVVSYWIGRPQDAIRYAQAGADYATTDGTEVWLHASEARALAVLTRARPGAPSTGRQGFYYAADAMAWLPTDLREDVEVLHRDASAWEDAARGYPRRGGENP
- a CDS encoding methylmalonyl-CoA mutase family protein translates to MTDAAASKPSPSRPARVGESGLPIKPVYGPGDLAGWTPASQLGEPGSYPYTRGVYPTMYTGRPWTMRQYAGFGTAAESNRRYHQLIEAGTAGLSVAFDLPTQMGYDSDAPIAHGEVGKVGVAIDSVEDMRLLFDGIPLDQVSTSMTINAPAAVLLLLYQLVGEEHGVDPARLNGTIQNDVLKEYIARGTYIYPPKASLRLVSDIFGYCQAELARFNTISISGYHMAEAGATPAQEIAFTLADGIEYVQAAIAAGLDVDEFAPRLSFFFVARTTLLEEVAKFRAARRIWAQVMRDRFGARNPKSQMLRFHTQTAGVQLTAQQPEVNLVRVAVQGLAAVLGGTQSLHTNAYDEAIALPSEKAARLALRTQQVLAYETDVTATVDPFAGSYAVESMTDAVEEAARSLMQTVEDLGGAVAAIEKGYQKAEIEQAAYQISRDIDGGERVVVGVNRYVVPDDERYEPLRVDPAIEEGQRGRLAKLRADRDAEEVQACLAELRSAAAGSDNVLYPMKRALAARATVGEVCDALREVWGVYTPADAI
- a CDS encoding amidohydrolase — translated: MPLDSAVVAEVDRLAKTYADELIAFRRDLHTHPEPGREEFRTTRVVSDRLETAGLAPVRLPVGTGLLCDVGGPDLGPAKAALRADLDALRVVDEKTVPYRSSRPGVCHACGHDAHTAIVLGAGLVLGELAAAGMLGNRVRLVFQPAEEIIPGGALDVLATDGALAGVEQIFAVHCDPRLEVGTVGLRAGPVTSAADRVHVRLTGPGGHTARPHLSADLVHALSTLVSQLPLALSRRVDPRGGLTLVWGRIQAGAAPNAIPMEGEAEGTLRCLDVNVWESAAELVPVLAHQIVAPYGVSVQAEVHRGVPPVVNDPFAIGLLQRAVEATMGRDAVGTTEQSLGGEDFAWYLTRSRGALARLGVRPAGSTRPFDIHQGTFDIDEHAISVGVRTLVGAALLANEDDD
- a CDS encoding BMP family ABC transporter substrate-binding protein, producing the protein MTKYLKGLAVLGAVALVVTGCGSKPTESNSASGGNGGSKSNASAKDFRACMVSDSGGFDDKSFNQTSYQGFQDAAKELNIKTSTAESKSDSDYSKNVGGMVDAKCNAIVTVGFKLGDQTAKSAAANPNIKWGIVDYDIAATDLKKTGLKEVPKNVKSLLFDTAQSSFLAGYLAAGMTKTGKVGTFGGLPIPTVTIFMDGYWEGVQYYNKVKKKNVQVLGWSEQSQKGLFTNDFENKAQGKNTASNLISQGADIIFPVAGPAGLGGLQAAKASGGKVNAIWVDTDGCKSAAEYCDVLLTSVYKGMDVAVKDVVTTAADDKFDSTAYVGTLKNDGTGLSPYHQWDSKIPSELKDEIGRLKQDIIDGKITIKSKAQPQSK
- a CDS encoding ABC transporter ATP-binding protein, with protein sequence MKLELRGLTKRFGSLVANDHIDLTFESGRIHCLLGENGAGKSTLMNMLFGLLRPDEGEVLVDDTPVSFGSPGEAIAAGIGMVHQHFMLVPVFTVAENVVLGRERTRGLGLLDQRAARSLVRDLSERYGLAVDPDARVEDLPVGVQQRVEILKALANEAKVLILDEPTAVLTPQEIDELIEVMRALRENGTTVVFITHKLKEVRAIADTITVIRRGSVVGTVAPDASEAELAELMVGRPVQLQVDKAPAAPTEPKLTVQDLSVVDGQGLVAVDDVSFDVRGGEILGIAGVQGNGQTELVQALVGLVDVAAGSVRLGGRELVGTTPRQHLAAGIGYIPEDRSHDGFVGSFSVAENLILDLFRGAPFARRGSLSQAAVRDNADHRVEEFDVRTQSVDTPVSALSGGNQQKVVLARELSRPLELLIAAQPTRGLDVGSIEFVHRRIVAERDQGTAVVIVSTELEEIVALADRIAVMYRGRLVGIVGTDTPWDQLGCMMAGVPVEEAAQLAQANPTAVGTLEDAS
- a CDS encoding ABC transporter permease; this translates as MSGTRPAWARELVVSVAAVVLALAVGAVLIIVSDAEVLSTWTYFFAYPPDALSASWSAVADAYGALFSGAFGGLRQLAETLVQATPLICGGLGVSLAFRAGLFNIGAQGQLIIGALCAAWVGFTLHLPPGLHVLVALVAGVLGGALWGGIVGVLKARTGAHEVILTIMLNYVALYLLQWLLTTNAFQRPGRNDPISPVVDGSAQFPAIPGSRLHLGFLVALLAAGAVWWLLTRSTTGFQLRAVGANPDAARTAGMSVGTAYTLAMLGAGALAGLAGVQQVLGTNSPLTDGIAGTVGFDSITVALLGRASPIGTVVAGLVFGALNAGGLQMQLQTQTPLTLTTVLQATIVLFIAAPALVRAVFRIRGEGAGAVLAKGWNA
- a CDS encoding ABC transporter permease; the protein is MTTTLTRPERSAAIESPEERRRRIRTGILALVLAVLGVLLAVFTAPKTAKFGLSDQFAAAQLPDISLPALPVALALAAYALVVALTQLFRGVRGRWARLLWVGFALALVVTFLCWAAAGKTFPLTNQLQGTLNLATPLILGALAGVLCERAGVINVAIEGQFLAGAFAAAVVTSATGSFWAGAFAAILAGVLIAAMLAVFAIRYRVNQVVLGVVLVVFASGITGFLFDQFVKSDSQRYNNPGVLPNVPIPVLSAIPVIGQTFFAQTLLVYAMYVAVAVVTVVLFKTRWGLRVRSVGEHPRAADTVGINVLRIRYQAVLAGGIVAGLGGAFFTIGFTGSFDKDLTAGQGFIALAALIMGRWNPLGATVAALFFGFTQQLQGQLQILQTPIPGELLVMAPYLATVVAVAGAVGRVRPPKADGEPYEKG
- a CDS encoding cytidine deaminase; its protein translation is MSGEEVDWAGLRAAAREVMAGAYVPYSRYPVGAAALTDGGRVVVGCNVENASYGMTLCAECGLVSALHATGGGRLVAFTCCDGQGALLMPCGRCRQLLWEHGGPRLLVDTPRGVLPMTEVLPDAFGPDHLTEYQTGSETGSEARP